A single genomic interval of Arachis duranensis cultivar V14167 chromosome 7, aradu.V14167.gnm2.J7QH, whole genome shotgun sequence harbors:
- the LOC127740528 gene encoding uncharacterized protein LOC127740528 gives MVSETTEQIKRIRSRMLEAQSHHKNYADRRRKPLEFGEGEHVFLKRIGPVAYRITLPPHLSNLHDVFHVSQLRKYTFDPSHVLEPESVQVREDLTLPITPVRIDA, from the exons ATGGTAAGTGAAACCACTGAGCAAATAAAGAGAATCCGAAGTCGAATGCTTGAAGCTCAAAGCCATCATAAGAACTATGCTGACCGAAGACGGAAGCCTTTAGAATTTGGGGAAGGAGAACACGTTTTCTTgaag AGAATTGGACCAGTGGCGTATAGGATTACGTTACCACCACATCTTTCGAATCTGCATGATGTATTCCACGTATCACAGCTTCGTAAATACACTTTTGATCCTAGTCATGTCCTAGAGCCGGAATCAGTCCAAGTGAGAGAAGATCTGACGCTTCCAATAACTCCGGTTAGGATTGATGCATGA